GTCGGCGCGACCCCCACGCGCGACGGCTGCGACACCCGGGACCGATGCCGGAAATGCCAGCAATGTTCCGCGGACTGTACTATATTGATCCTCGACTGTGATACGACGGGTGGCCGGAGTGATCCGCAACCCGGACAAATGGGTTGTGGGCTTGCTCACCGTCCGGAGTTTTTCCGAGCGCCACCCTTGACATCGTGTGAGTTCGTGAAAGTATTCACAAGCAAACTTGAGTTACCGGGACATTGCCTGGATGCGCTCGGCAGGTTGAGCTGTTCCAGCAGGTCCCCGGGCCAACAGCCTGCTCACGCACTGCCGAATTGACGAACGCGAACCGTCATCACCGGCATTGCGGATGCATATAGGAAAAGCACCAACAAGCAACATCTGCCACCCACCCAGAATGAGGAGTGTTGCCGCCATGGACTGGCGTCACCATGCTGTCTGCCGCGACGAGGACCCGGAGCTGTTCTTCCCGATCGGGACGTCCGGTCCGGCTCTCCTGCAGGTCGAGCAGGCCAAGGCCGTCTGCCGGCGCTGCTCCGTGACCGACCAGTGCCTGCAGTGGGCACTGGAGTCCGGTCAGGACGCTGGCGTCTGGGGCGGGATGAGCGAGGAGGAGCGACGCGCCGTCAAGCGTCGCGGCGGCCTCCGGGTGCTGCGCGCTCACACCGCCTGACCCATCACACACACGCACCAAGCGACACGCCCCGGCACTCAACCCGCCGGGGCGTTCTGCTGCCCGCCGGCGGCGCGGGCATCGGCGTCGACACGGCGCAGTACCAGGTCGACCAGTTCCGGCGCGTCCGTCAGCGGCGCCGCCACCGCCACCGCACCGGCATCCCGCGCCGCCGCCGCCACCGCGTCGTGGAACAACCCGGGAGCCAGGAAGTACGCCGCCACGGCCACCCGCCGCGCGCCGCGCGCCCGCAGCCGGGCCACCGCCGCGCCGACGCCCGGTGGGGCCGCCGAGGCGTACGCGATCCGGGTCGGGGTGTGCAGGGCGACACCAAGCGCCTCGGCCACCCGACCGACGGACCCCCGTGCCCCGGCGTCCCGGGTTCCCGCGGCGGCCAGCACCACCGCGTCGAACCGGCCCGGCTCCGCCTCGGCCAGCCGCCGTCGCAACCCGGCCAGCAGCGCCGGATCCACGCCGGCGTCGGCCGGGCCGAGCACATCGGTGACCCGTACCGCCATCGCCGGCCCGGAATCCCGGGCGGCGGCAACCGCCGCCGGAATGTCCACCCGCCGGTGGTACGCGGCGGTGAGCAGCAGCGGCACCAGGACCGCCCGGGGGTGCCCCGCAGCGGCCAGCCCGCGCAGCGCCTCCGTCGGGCCGGGCTCGGTGTGGTCGAGCCAGCTCGCCAGCACCCGCGTACCGGGGCGGGCCGCCGACACCGCCCGGGCCAGCGCCCTGGTCGCGTCGGCCGCTCGCGGGTCACGGCTGCCGTGCGCGACCAGGAGCACCGGATCTCCGCCCGGCCCCGACCCCTCGGGTCGGACCAGGCCACCGGGCGGTCCCGCC
This is a stretch of genomic DNA from Micromonospora sp. WMMD1082. It encodes these proteins:
- a CDS encoding CbiX/SirB N-terminal domain-containing protein, yielding MVRPEGSGPGGDPVLLVAHGSRDPRAADATRALARAVSAARPGTRVLASWLDHTEPGPTEALRGLAAAGHPRAVLVPLLLTAAYHRRVDIPAAVAAARDSGPAMAVRVTDVLGPADAGVDPALLAGLRRRLAEAEPGRFDAVVLAAAGTRDAGARGSVGRVAEALGVALHTPTRIAYASAAPPGVGAAVARLRARGARRVAVAAYFLAPGLFHDAVAAAARDAGAVAVAAPLTDAPELVDLVLRRVDADARAAGGQQNAPAG
- a CDS encoding WhiB family transcriptional regulator — encoded protein: MDWRHHAVCRDEDPELFFPIGTSGPALLQVEQAKAVCRRCSVTDQCLQWALESGQDAGVWGGMSEEERRAVKRRGGLRVLRAHTA